In Pseudonocardia sp. DSM 110487, the sequence CTTCATGGGCGGGTCGATCGGGCGCGCCACCGCACGCCGGATCGTCGCGGCGGTCCGCAGGGCAACCCGGGATCGCCTTCCCCTGCTCGTCGCCACCGCATCCGGCGGCACCCGGATGCAGGAGGGCACTCCCGCGTTCGTCGAGATGATCTCGATCTCGAAGGCCATCGTGGCGCACAAGGCCGCGGGCTTGCCCTACCTCGTCTACCTGCGCAATCCGACGACCGGCGGCGTCTTCGCGTCGTGGGGGTCGCTCGGGCACGTCACGGTCGCGGAGCCGGGTGCGCTCATCGGCTTCCTCGGCCCGCGCATCGTCGAGGCGCTCACCGGCAAACCGTTCCCGAGCGGTGTCCAGGTGGCCGAGAACCTCGTCGCGAAGGGCGTCATCGACGGTGTCGTGGCGCCGGAGGAACTGGCGACGGTGGCCCGGCGAGTGCTGCGGCTCCTCACACCCCACAGCGCGGCACCCCGCGCGGCCGAACCCGCCCCGCCGCCGCGGCGTACCACGTCGACATGGGAGTCGGTGCTGCTGACCCGGCGCCCGGACCGCCCCGGCGTCCGCGACCTGCTGCGGATCGGCGCCGACGACGTCATCCCGCTCAGCGGCACCGGCGACGGCCAGCGCGACGCCGGGTTGCTGCTCGCGCTGACCGCGTTCGACGGCGTGCCGTGCGTCCTGGTGGGCCAGGACCGCCGCCATCAGACCCCCGAGCGGCCGCTCGGGCCGACCGCGCTCCGCGAGGCGCGCCGGGGCATGCGGCTCGCCGAGGAGCTACGCCTCCCGCTCGTCGCCGTGATCGACACACCGGGTGCAGCGCTCTCCCCGCGCGCCGAGGAGGGCGCGCTCGCCGGGGAGATCGCGCGCTGCCTCGCGGACATGTCCGGACTGTCGGTGCCGTCGGTGTCGGTGCTGCTCGGACAGGGCAGCGGGGGAGCCGCCCTTGCGCTGCTGCCGGCCGACCGC encodes:
- a CDS encoding carboxyl transferase domain-containing protein, translating into MIRTHLRASELIELVLGDTFVSWDTPVDLTGFEPEYAAQLVAARERAGTDEAVVTGAGTIDGTGVAVIAGEFAFMGGSIGRATARRIVAAVRRATRDRLPLLVATASGGTRMQEGTPAFVEMISISKAIVAHKAAGLPYLVYLRNPTTGGVFASWGSLGHVTVAEPGALIGFLGPRIVEALTGKPFPSGVQVAENLVAKGVIDGVVAPEELATVARRVLRLLTPHSAAPRAAEPAPPPRRTTSTWESVLLTRRPDRPGVRDLLRIGADDVIPLSGTGDGQRDAGLLLALTAFDGVPCVLVGQDRRHQTPERPLGPTALREARRGMRLAEELRLPLVAVIDTPGAALSPRAEEGALAGEIARCLADMSGLSVPSVSVLLGQGSGGAALALLPADRVIAAEHAWLSPLPPEGASAILHHDIAHAPQMAERQKVSSFDLLDEGIVHVVVPERPAAHEDPEAFAHAMVAACVAAIRDATRDRRSAT